In Thalassophryne amazonica chromosome 14, fThaAma1.1, whole genome shotgun sequence, one DNA window encodes the following:
- the LOC117525191 gene encoding protein FAM171B-like isoform X1, with protein MWNRDYLSQALVEVYVNYTWTSEALTGEDGTATVAVPYQTGLPITVVASKEGYIWMPLPYKTSRMPIFSSVTMSLLRLTQGNIWFFEDSVLITCKTSGASSQAIVTFSKNLLNLTDSRDITSIKAYLTIPALSSEDSSFLNTLGIMSTKSGYISVDLSPVAVVSVQLFSSDTELHVSGPIQISLSVPDSFRLQTSNVVPAWFFNRMTGGWMKKGHGMVLSVAGKHMWTFTAPHLGYWIAAPLSSNRDFLGFVEFVNFIVHRSSFLMVFLCGMLVVVTCLLVGLLYYHRSFRCKTKTQKNHPATVMTKDQTTSTQDKELSEESSADSHVQDEDGEDIQHNSFVISMRNDMANHRSRHGLIQFDENAVAVVLECVAQEQSADPHDLMRLHKNPQQMKFTAEDLFYYKKSPVTILHSPAIFHVEEQPEQPKWSKSATLPRAGALNRAAGEPPSKDYVILTTQPTQNQAAETKEQLEVLEDSEEASCNTSWGHFGMPESVSVPGTLNQIGNNRRSCTGREHQGNSVHTLAELSKIPSPQPPRAWFVSLEGKPAAEIHYAVSEQHRRRRPVDSRETSFDSGVDMSEMNQAAGRRAVTLQRNATFVKSAPSSNH; from the exons ATGTGGAATCGTGACTACCTGAGCCAGGCATTGGTGGAAGTCTATGTTAACTACACTTGGACCAGTGAAGCTCTGACTGGAGAAGATGGTACTGCTACTGTTGCTGTACCTTATCAAACCGGACTGCCAATCACAGTCGTTGCCAGCAAGGAAGGCTACATATGGATGCCCCTACCTTATAAAACCAGCAGAATGCCAA TATTTTCTTCAGTGACAATGTCGCTACTCCGTCTGACTCAAGGCAACATCTGGTTCTTTGAAGATTCTGTATTGATCACTTGCAAAACATCTG GTGCTTCATCTCAGGCTATTGTCACATTTTCCAAGAACCTTCTAAATCTAACAGACAGCCGTGATATCACCTCAATAAAGGCTTACCTCACCATTCCTGCACTGTCCTCAGAGGACAGCAGCTTTTTGAACACTCTGGGCATCATGAGCACCAAATCAG GTTACATAAGTGTGGATTTGAGTCCAGTGGCAGTCGTCAGTGTTCAACTCTTCTCCAGCGACACAGAGTTACATGTAAGTGGGCCAATACAAATCAGTCTCAGTGTTCCTGACAGCTTCAGACTTCAAACTTCAAATGTGGTTCCTGCCTGGTTCTTCAACCGGATGACTG GCGGATGGATGAAAAAGGGTCACGGAATGGTGTTGTCAGTAGCAGGGAAGCATATGTGGACATTCACAGCTCCACACCTTGGCTATTGGATTGCAGCACCTTTGTCATCCAACAGAG ATTTCCTGGGATTTGTTGAATTTGTTAACTTCATCGTACACCGGTCGTCTTTCCTGATGGTTTTCCTTTGTGGGATGCTTGTCGTTGTCACCTGTCTTCTTGTTGGGTTGTTGTACTATCACAG AAGCTTCCGCTGTAAAACCAAGACACAGAAGAACCACCCTGCCACAGTGATGACAAAAGACCAGACCACGTCGACACAAGACAAAGAACTCTCTGAAGAATCTTCAGCAGATTCACATGTGCAGGATGAAGATGGGGAAGATATCCAGCACAATTCCTTTGTCATATCCATGCGCAATGACATGGCCAACCATAGATCAAGACATGGATTGATCCAGTTTGATGAAAATGCTGTGGCTGTTgtgttggaatgtgttgcacagGAGCAGAGCGCAGACCCCCATGATCTCATGCGATTACACAAAAACCCGCAGCAAATGAAATTTacagcagaggatttgttttattaCAAAAAGTCACCTGTCACCATTCTTCATTCGCCAGCAATTTTCCACGTGGAGGAGCAACCGGAGCAGCCAAAGTGGAGCAAGTCAGCAACCCTACCTCGTGCAGGAGCTTTAAACAGGGCTGCCGGTGAACCTCCCAGCAAGGACTATGTCATCTTGACTACCCAGCCCACACAGAACCAGGCTGCAGAAACCAAAGAGCAGCTGGAGGTTCTCGAAGACTCTGAAGAAGCATCTTGCAACACATCATGGGGTCACTTTGGCATGCCCGAGTCAGTGTCAGTGCCTGGAACATTAAATCAAATTGGTAACAACCGACGTTCCTGCACAGGCAGGGAGCACCAGGGGAATTCAGTACATACTTTGGCAGAGCTTTCTAAAATCCCTTCACCCCAGCCTCCTCGAGCCTGGTTTGTGTCACTGGAAGGCAAACCTGCAGCTGAGATCCACTACGCCGTGTCAGAACAGCACAGGAGACGGAGGCCAGTGGACAGCCGAGAAACCAGTTTTGATTCTGGGGTGGACATGAGTGAAATGAACCAGGCAGCTGGTAGGAGGGCCGTGACACTACAGCGCAATGCTACTTTTGTCAAAAGTGCCCCAAGCAGTAATCATTGA
- the LOC117525191 gene encoding protein FAM171B-like isoform X2, giving the protein MWNRDYLSQALVEVYVNYTWTSEALTGEDGTATVAVPYQTGLPITVVASKEGYIWMPLPYKTSRMPIFSSVTMSLLRLTQGNIWFFEDSVLITCKTSGASSQAIVTFSKNLLNLTDSRDITSIKAYLTIPALSSEDSSFLNTLGIMSTKSGYISVDLSPVAVVSVQLFSSDTELHVSGPIQISLSVPDSFRLQTSNVVPAWFFNRMTGGWMKKGHGMVLSVAGKHMWTFTAPHLGYWIAAPLSSNRDFLGFVEFVNFIVHRSSFLMVFLCGMLVVVTCLLVGLLYYHSFRCKTKTQKNHPATVMTKDQTTSTQDKELSEESSADSHVQDEDGEDIQHNSFVISMRNDMANHRSRHGLIQFDENAVAVVLECVAQEQSADPHDLMRLHKNPQQMKFTAEDLFYYKKSPVTILHSPAIFHVEEQPEQPKWSKSATLPRAGALNRAAGEPPSKDYVILTTQPTQNQAAETKEQLEVLEDSEEASCNTSWGHFGMPESVSVPGTLNQIGNNRRSCTGREHQGNSVHTLAELSKIPSPQPPRAWFVSLEGKPAAEIHYAVSEQHRRRRPVDSRETSFDSGVDMSEMNQAAGRRAVTLQRNATFVKSAPSSNH; this is encoded by the exons ATGTGGAATCGTGACTACCTGAGCCAGGCATTGGTGGAAGTCTATGTTAACTACACTTGGACCAGTGAAGCTCTGACTGGAGAAGATGGTACTGCTACTGTTGCTGTACCTTATCAAACCGGACTGCCAATCACAGTCGTTGCCAGCAAGGAAGGCTACATATGGATGCCCCTACCTTATAAAACCAGCAGAATGCCAA TATTTTCTTCAGTGACAATGTCGCTACTCCGTCTGACTCAAGGCAACATCTGGTTCTTTGAAGATTCTGTATTGATCACTTGCAAAACATCTG GTGCTTCATCTCAGGCTATTGTCACATTTTCCAAGAACCTTCTAAATCTAACAGACAGCCGTGATATCACCTCAATAAAGGCTTACCTCACCATTCCTGCACTGTCCTCAGAGGACAGCAGCTTTTTGAACACTCTGGGCATCATGAGCACCAAATCAG GTTACATAAGTGTGGATTTGAGTCCAGTGGCAGTCGTCAGTGTTCAACTCTTCTCCAGCGACACAGAGTTACATGTAAGTGGGCCAATACAAATCAGTCTCAGTGTTCCTGACAGCTTCAGACTTCAAACTTCAAATGTGGTTCCTGCCTGGTTCTTCAACCGGATGACTG GCGGATGGATGAAAAAGGGTCACGGAATGGTGTTGTCAGTAGCAGGGAAGCATATGTGGACATTCACAGCTCCACACCTTGGCTATTGGATTGCAGCACCTTTGTCATCCAACAGAG ATTTCCTGGGATTTGTTGAATTTGTTAACTTCATCGTACACCGGTCGTCTTTCCTGATGGTTTTCCTTTGTGGGATGCTTGTCGTTGTCACCTGTCTTCTTGTTGGGTTGTTGTACTATCACAG CTTCCGCTGTAAAACCAAGACACAGAAGAACCACCCTGCCACAGTGATGACAAAAGACCAGACCACGTCGACACAAGACAAAGAACTCTCTGAAGAATCTTCAGCAGATTCACATGTGCAGGATGAAGATGGGGAAGATATCCAGCACAATTCCTTTGTCATATCCATGCGCAATGACATGGCCAACCATAGATCAAGACATGGATTGATCCAGTTTGATGAAAATGCTGTGGCTGTTgtgttggaatgtgttgcacagGAGCAGAGCGCAGACCCCCATGATCTCATGCGATTACACAAAAACCCGCAGCAAATGAAATTTacagcagaggatttgttttattaCAAAAAGTCACCTGTCACCATTCTTCATTCGCCAGCAATTTTCCACGTGGAGGAGCAACCGGAGCAGCCAAAGTGGAGCAAGTCAGCAACCCTACCTCGTGCAGGAGCTTTAAACAGGGCTGCCGGTGAACCTCCCAGCAAGGACTATGTCATCTTGACTACCCAGCCCACACAGAACCAGGCTGCAGAAACCAAAGAGCAGCTGGAGGTTCTCGAAGACTCTGAAGAAGCATCTTGCAACACATCATGGGGTCACTTTGGCATGCCCGAGTCAGTGTCAGTGCCTGGAACATTAAATCAAATTGGTAACAACCGACGTTCCTGCACAGGCAGGGAGCACCAGGGGAATTCAGTACATACTTTGGCAGAGCTTTCTAAAATCCCTTCACCCCAGCCTCCTCGAGCCTGGTTTGTGTCACTGGAAGGCAAACCTGCAGCTGAGATCCACTACGCCGTGTCAGAACAGCACAGGAGACGGAGGCCAGTGGACAGCCGAGAAACCAGTTTTGATTCTGGGGTGGACATGAGTGAAATGAACCAGGCAGCTGGTAGGAGGGCCGTGACACTACAGCGCAATGCTACTTTTGTCAAAAGTGCCCCAAGCAGTAATCATTGA